From the genome of Natronolimnobius baerhuensis:
GCAGATTCGCGTTGATCGTCTCTAAGTCTTCTTCGAACTGGCGCAGTTGCTGTTTGACGCTCGTGAGCACGAGCACGCGCTCGTAGTCGGTGTCTGGATCGCGCACGAGGTCGATCCCCGCAGTGAGTGCGATCATCGTCTTGCCCGTGCCGCAGGCTCCCTCGATGACCGTATAGCCGCCGTCTCGAGCGGTCTCGATGGCGGTTTCGATGCCGTCGACTTGCGGGTCGTACGGCTGGGGGTGGCCGAAGATCGAGCGCCAGTCCGTCATTGGGTTCGGAGTCGTCGGCGGTCGTCCATAGCGTTGACGAACCGACCTTGCCGCCTCCTGATAGATAAAGTCGCGGATCGGGACGGCTACTCGGAGTCTGGTTCCGGGTCGCCATCAGCGGGATCGGCCGTCTCGAGGCCTGTGTCGTCGGTATCGGCATCGGCTTCGGCGTCTGCCTCCTCGAGTGCCCAGTCGCGATCAAGCGTCGGCGTGCCGGTCAGGACAATCGCGAGGGCTGCGAGACCGAAGACGGCGATCCCAATCCCGCCAACGGGGTTGACGAGGAGTTCGTGGCCGCCCTGTGCGAAGACGAGCATCGTCGTCGCAAAGCCGTTGAAGACGCCGTGAAGCACCGTTGGCGCGACGACCGACTTCGCGCGGACGGCGACGTAGGTGTAGACCGGCGACATCGCGAGACAGGCAAGCGTCATCACGGCGACGCCCTCGAGCGGGTACGACGGGTAGTTGTACCCCTCGAGGATGATCGGTGCGTGCCAGAGTCCCCAGACGACGCCGATGGCGGCCGAGGCACCCCAGAAGCCAAGCGGCGCGAGTTCGGTCAGGAGGACGCCGCGCCAGCCGAACTCCTCGCCGAGCGCGAAGACGGCGTTGATCGTTGCGCCGACGACGAGCGCCGCGATGATCGCTACGATGAGGTTCAGCGGCCAGTCGAACGACGGGCCGGCGGGTGTCTCGCCGTCAGCACCCTCCGGAACCTGTGCGAAATCCGTTCCCTCGCCGGTCAGCGGGTTCGCGTCGGGGACGAACTCGACCCCCGGCAGGCCGAGTGCGAGCCCGGTGCCAAGCAGGACGAGGATGATTGGGATAACCGCGGCGAGAGCGAGCCACTGCAGGCGGTTCCACGGGAAGCGAAGGCCCGCTCGCTCGAACGATTTGCCGGTCGCGATGTAGGTCGCGAGCCCGGCGAAAAACGGCGTGAACATGTACGCCGGTGCAAGCAGAATCAGACTCACGCCGGTCAGCCACGAGACGGCGACGAACCCGCCCGCGAGCGCGACGAGCGACCCGACAAAGACGACGAGTGCCTGGCGGTCGATCACGGCCACTCATACTGTTGGACAGAACTATTTGAAGATCGGTCGCTCCACTGCGGCCGTCTCCGAGGGCGACGGCCGCGAATTCGCGACCGGCTTCTCACTAACTTCTGTCCGACAGTATCACCCACGACGATCTCGAGGTGTCGCATCGGTGAGTCGTTGTCGCGAGACTCGAAAAGCCTTGCGTCAGCGCCGCGAGTGGCACACAACGCCGTCTCGAGGGGGACTGCCCAAAGCGCAACCCATTCCAGTCCCGAGGTGGTAGCACCCGTATGACCGACTCCAGCGAGCCGAGCGATACCGCTGCAACCGCCGACGACGGACTCGAGGGCGACATCGACGTCGAGCAGTGGCGGGCCGAACTCGAGGACAAGCGCGCCGAAAAGGACGAGTTCTTCGCACAACATCCGCAGTCGCCGGTGCCGCCCGAAGAGCGCGACGACTTCGCGGGCGTCGAGTACTTCGATCCGGACCCGACCTATCGCGTCCACGCGACCGCGACGGTCCACGACGACCCCGAGGTCGTCCTGATGGACACGACCGCGGGCCGAGAGATGCGCTACCTTCGGCTCGTCACGCTCGAGTTCGACCTCGAGCGCGACGAGGCAGATCTCGAGGACGGCACCTACGAACTCGCGGCCTACCAACTCGAGAGCCCGAACGAACAGCAGTTGTTCATCCCGTTCCGGGACAAGACGACGGGGCAGCAGACCTACGAGGGCGGGCGCTACATGGAACTCGCACCGGATCGCGACCTCGAAACGGGCGACGACCTCGTCGTGGACTTCAACCTCGCGTACACGCCCTTCTGTGCCTACAGCGAGACCTACGACTGTCCGCTTCCGCCCGAGGAAAACTGGCTCGAGGTCACGATTCCGGCGGGCGAGCGCTTCGAGTAGTGTGGTAGGGTAGTTGACTCTCGAGCACTCGTCAGGAACCGAAACCATCGCCTTGCTCCACCCGGTTGTTCGAGTATGCCGACTGCTGTGACCGACTCCGTCTCGCTGTATTACGACCGCACAGGCGACGGTCCGTCCGTTGTCTTCGTCCCCGAAGCCGGCCTCGGCGGCTGGTCGTGGGGGTGGCAACACGGATCCATCGCCGGCCTCTACGAGGCCGTCGTCTGGGACCTCCGTGGCACCGGCCGCTCCGATTCGCCACCGGGCCCCTACGCGCTCGAGACGCTCGCAGCCGACCTCGAGGCGGTCCTCGCCGATTGCGGCATCCGGAAGGCCCACGTCGTCGGCTGCGGACTCGGCGGCGCGGTCGCACTCGAGGCCGCCCGTTCCTCGAGTCGCGTCGCAACGCTCTCGCTGATCGGCACCGCGGCCGAGGGCTCGGCGTTCGACCTCGAGACGCTGTTCGCCCCGCCGGACGATCCGGACGCACTTCGGAAGTCGCTCGAGGCAGGTCTCTCCACCGAGTTTCTCGCTGCACAGCCCGACGCTGTGTCAGGAATGGTCGACTGGCGCGCCGACGGCGACGCCGACTGCGCGGGCTGGGATGCGCAGGTTGGCGCACTCGAGGACTTCGACGCGCGCGACTGGCTCGTCGAGGTGGCCCAGCCAACGCGAGTTTTCCACGGAACCGACGATGCACTCGTGCCAGCGTCGGCGGGTCGCGACCTCGCGCGCGGGCTGCCACGCGGTGAGTTCGTCTCGCTCGAGGGTGCGGGCCACCTTGCAATGATCGAGCAATCGCGGACGCTCAACGACCGGTTGGTTGGCTTTCTCGAGGACCAGACGAACGACTGATTCATGTCAAAAGTATAACTTATTGTGGGAGGGCACGAAAATTCGCGGTATGAGCAGGGACACTGACCGCTCGCTCCGCCGACGTGCCGACGACGGACGAGACGGTATCGAACGATAGTGGTCTCGTGTGGCTATCTGGTTCAGGAACAAACGAGCTCGGACTGACTATGAGACATCCATTGTCTCACATCGGATGTGGACGGTCAC
Proteins encoded in this window:
- a CDS encoding alpha/beta fold hydrolase yields the protein MPTAVTDSVSLYYDRTGDGPSVVFVPEAGLGGWSWGWQHGSIAGLYEAVVWDLRGTGRSDSPPGPYALETLAADLEAVLADCGIRKAHVVGCGLGGAVALEAARSSSRVATLSLIGTAAEGSAFDLETLFAPPDDPDALRKSLEAGLSTEFLAAQPDAVSGMVDWRADGDADCAGWDAQVGALEDFDARDWLVEVAQPTRVFHGTDDALVPASAGRDLARGLPRGEFVSLEGAGHLAMIEQSRTLNDRLVGFLEDQTND
- a CDS encoding CPBP family intramembrane glutamic endopeptidase; translation: MIDRQALVVFVGSLVALAGGFVAVSWLTGVSLILLAPAYMFTPFFAGLATYIATGKSFERAGLRFPWNRLQWLALAAVIPIILVLLGTGLALGLPGVEFVPDANPLTGEGTDFAQVPEGADGETPAGPSFDWPLNLIVAIIAALVVGATINAVFALGEEFGWRGVLLTELAPLGFWGASAAIGVVWGLWHAPIILEGYNYPSYPLEGVAVMTLACLAMSPVYTYVAVRAKSVVAPTVLHGVFNGFATTMLVFAQGGHELLVNPVGGIGIAVFGLAALAIVLTGTPTLDRDWALEEADAEADADTDDTGLETADPADGDPEPDSE
- a CDS encoding DUF1684 domain-containing protein, whose amino-acid sequence is MTDSSEPSDTAATADDGLEGDIDVEQWRAELEDKRAEKDEFFAQHPQSPVPPEERDDFAGVEYFDPDPTYRVHATATVHDDPEVVLMDTTAGREMRYLRLVTLEFDLERDEADLEDGTYELAAYQLESPNEQQLFIPFRDKTTGQQTYEGGRYMELAPDRDLETGDDLVVDFNLAYTPFCAYSETYDCPLPPEENWLEVTIPAGERFE